One Malania oleifera isolate guangnan ecotype guangnan chromosome 9, ASM2987363v1, whole genome shotgun sequence DNA segment encodes these proteins:
- the LOC131163752 gene encoding uncharacterized protein LOC131163752 codes for MMASLASAWIPRPSRLTISPSSSSSSSANSSSVKLCVFCRAQYAADDLKFVLHDAMDSSGNDTAHARVAREGFCSEIKRLSDVERETSISINRGVDLAKTALYIAAEDDSLVSHSSVALPVDAFIERLDDLSMGYCSHYSSSFRLSPENFLESLDRYLYINKGFRRTKAGIRAEPRALYLHSVLTHRSGSAVMLSLIYSEILKMLRLWSVLDFDAEIFFPHDLYSLPRGYHKQRSKESDQPHIMTCQTLLMETLRNLKEVFWPFQHDHTRSLFLRAAHAANCIDRSKSVEESGFELASAKAAQHRLERGVWTTVRFGDMRRALSACERLVLLETDASELRDYSILLYHCGLYEESMQFLKLYQDTKDPSVQKQASNSISSLEEDAVEKLMIRLNLILMEEGWSRSSYVTSFFTNNSEPW; via the exons ATGATGGCTTCTTTAGCGTCTGCATGGATTCCAAGACCGTCTCGCCTCACAATCTctccctcctcttcttcttcttcttctgcaaatTCGAGTTCGGTGAAGCTTTGCGTGTTTTGCAGAGCTCAATATGCTGCAGATGACCTCAAATTTGTGTTGCACGACGCCATGGATTCTTCTGGAAACGATACCGCACATGCCCGA GTTGCAAGGGAAGGTTTCTGCTCGGAGATTAAAAGATTATCTGATGTTGAGAGGGAAACAAGCATTAGCATAAACAGAGGGGTGGATTTGGCTAAAACAGCTCTTTACATAGCAGCAGAAGATGATTCCCTCGTCTCGCACTCTTCAGTCGCCCTCCCGGTGGATGCTTTCATTGAGAGGTTGGATGATCTTTCTATGGGCTATTGCTCTCACTATAGCTCTTCCTTCAGGTTGTCCCCAGAGAACTTCTTGGAGAGTCTGGACAGATACTTGTACATTAACAAG GGTTTTCGCCGAACCAAGGCAGGAATTCGAGCAGAACCAAGGGCTCTGTATCTTCATTCA GTTTTGACCCATCGTTCAGGCTCTGCAGTTATGCTTTCCCTCATTTACTCAGAGATCTTGAAAATGCTTCGGTTATGGAGTGTATTGGATTTTGATGCGGAGATTTTTTTCCCTCATGATCTTTATAGTCTTCCAAGGGGCTATCATAAGCAGAGAAGCAAGGAATCTGATCAGCCACATATAATGACATGTCAAACCCTGTTGATGGAG ACACTGAGAAACTTGAAAGAAGTTTTCTGGCCATTTCAACATGATCATACCAGGAGTTTATTCCTAAGGGCAGCGCACGCTGCTAACTGCATTGACAGATCAAAATCCGTTGAAGAAAG TGGTTTTGAGCTGGCCTCTGCAAAGGCTGCTCAACATAGGCTGGAACGTGGTGTTTGGACTACTGTACGGTTTGGGGACATGAGGCGTGCATTATCTG CATGTGAACGTCTTGTTCTCCTGGAAACTGATGCCAGTGAGTTAAGAGATTATAGCATTCTGCTTTACCACTGTGGATTATATGAGGAATCAATGCAATTTCTCAAATTATATCAGGACACAAAG GATCCTTCAGTGCAGAAGCAGGCATCCAATTCAATTAGCAGCTTGGAGGAAGATGCGGTGGAGAAGCTAATGATACGCCTCAACCTCATTTTGATGGAGGAAGGTTGGAGCAGATCATCATATGTCACAAGTTTCTTTACTAATAACTCTGAACCATGGTAG